In Amaranthus tricolor cultivar Red isolate AtriRed21 chromosome 3, ASM2621246v1, whole genome shotgun sequence, a single window of DNA contains:
- the LOC130808664 gene encoding uncharacterized protein LOC130808664, with product MGGCASSQKNHPKTTGNKPISSKLIKVVHMDGRIKEFNPPICAEQILSCNPTCFLCSSDSMSIGSYPDNIPEPEELQPGHLYFLLPKSQANKPLSLEDLCELAIKATSSISFDDVHLSFRHYAAV from the coding sequence ATGGGAGGGTGTGCTTCATCACAAAAGAACCACCCCAAAACAACAGGGAACAAACCAATCTCCTCAAAACTAATCAAAGTGGTTCATATGGATGGTCGGATCAAAGAGTTCAACCCGCCCATTTGTGCAGAGCAGATATTGTCTTGCAACCCTACTTGTTTTCTGTGTAGTTCTGATTCCATGTCTATTGGTTCATACCCGGATAATATACCCGAACCCGAAGAGCTACAACCGGGTCATTTGTATTTCCTACTACCCAAGTCTCAAGCAAACAAGCCCTTATCGCTTGAAGATTTGTGTGAGCTTGCTATTAAGGCTACTTCTAGTATTTCTTTTGATGATGTTCATTTGTCTTTTAGGCATTATGCTGcagtttaa